One Manihot esculenta cultivar AM560-2 chromosome 6, M.esculenta_v8, whole genome shotgun sequence DNA segment encodes these proteins:
- the LOC110616599 gene encoding uncharacterized protein LOC110616599: MVRHQSLTRSTPLGLAKCPRTVSILQHSHQIHLLGNFSTEAYCLYKQNKLNKALESLKVQERNSETMLLESQILFCMGKMGACVDVYQKLLKSKIDSLEINHVAGLVLGGRASEVLGMMEANRIKASSSFELAYNTACSLIERNKYIEAEQILLTARR; encoded by the exons ATGGTCAGGCACCAGTCTCTGACTCGCTCTACTCCTCTCGGTCTTGCAAAATGCCCCCGAACAGTGTCCATTCTGCAACATTCTCATCAAATTCATCTGCTGGGCAATTTTTCAACAGAG GCATATTGTTTATACAAACAGAACAAGTTGAATAAAGCATTGGAGTCTTTGAAAGTCCAAGAGAGAAATTCTGAAACCATGCTGTTAGAATCACAAATTCTTTTTTGTATGGGGAAAATGGGTGCTTGTGTTGATGTCTATCAGAAGCTTCTAAAGTCCAAGATTGATTCCCTGGAAATAAACCATGTTGCTGGTTTGGTTTTGGGTGGGAGAGCTTCTGAAGTGCTAGGAATGATGGAGGCAAATCGGATTAAAGCATCTAGCAGTTTTGAACTGGCATACAACACTGCTTGTTCTTTGATTGAAAGGAATAAGTACATAGAAGCAGAACAAATTTTGCTGACAGCTAGAAGGTGA
- the LOC110616598 gene encoding pentatricopeptide repeat-containing protein At4g26680, mitochondrial, giving the protein MRIFLFRQFSTLLDSVSIKPTSAEPQFHGNLRRSWNSIPIPNRTLPEPKGQDLDFINVAHSHLIHTDWDKLNSLSTHFTPFRVKHILLRMKKDHVLSLELFNWVKTQNPNSLTLETHSIILHTLTKNRKFKSAELILKSILIPSSIDIADKLFDAILYSYRMCDSSPRVFDSLFKTYAHMKRFRDATDTFFHMKDYGFFPTVESCNAYLSSLLDLHRVDIALGFYKEMSRCRISPNVYTLNMVMSAFCKSGKLDKAVKVFEEMHNLGISPNDTSYNTLIIGYCRKGLLNSAVKLKNMMRERGLEANVVTFNTLIYGFCKEGKIHEASKVFSDMKVLNVPPNTITYNTLINGYSQVGNSEMGSMLYEEMSRNGVKADILTYNALISGLCNEGKTKKAAYMVKELDKLNLFPNASTFSALIIGQCMRNNSDRAFQLYKSMVRSGCHPNKQTFNILISAFCKNDDYEGAFTVLIEMFERCMAPGSDVLLEIYHGLCLCGKDHLAMKLCNEMEARTIMPEGFEKAKPIDNI; this is encoded by the coding sequence ATGAGAATCTTTCTGTTTCGTCAGTTTTCGACTTTGCTAGATTCTGTGTCGATTAAACCCACATCTGCAGAACCTCAATTTCATGGAAATTTGAGGAGGAGTTGGAATTCAATTCCAATACCCAATAGAACACTCCCTGAACCCAAAGGCCAAGATCTTGATTTTATAAATGTTGCACATAGCCACCTGATTCATACTGATTGGGATAAGCTTAATTCATTATCTACTCATTTTACACCGTTCAGAGTTAAGCACATTCTGCTAAGGATGAAGAAAGATCATGTTCTTTCACTGGAATTATTCAATTGGGTCAAAACCCAAAACCCTAATTCTCTTACACTTGAAACCCATTCGATAATCCTCCACACTCTTACCAAAAACAGAAAATTCAAGTCTGCTGAGCTCATTTTGAAGAGTATACTCATTCCAAGTTCAATAGATATTGCAGATAAGTTGTTTGATGCAATTCTTTATTCATATCGAATGTGTGATTCCTCGCCTCGCGTGTTTGATTCACTGTTCAAGACATATGCACATATGAAAAGGTTCAGGGATGCTACAGATACATTTTTTCATATGAAGGATTATGGATTTTTTCCTACTGTAGAGTCCTGCAATGCTTATTTGAGCTCTTTGCTTGATTTACACAGGGTGGATATTGCTTTGGGATTCTATAAAGAAATGAGTAGATGTAGGATATCACCAAATGTGTACACTCTTAACATGGTTATGTCTGCTTTTTGCAAATCAGGAAAACTTGACAAGGCAGTGAAGGTGTTTGAGGAAATGCATAATCTAGGAATTAGTCCTAATGATACTTCTTACAATACCTTGATTATAGGGTATTGTCGAAAGGGTCTCTTGAACTCTGCTGTGAAGCTTAAAAACATGATGAGGGAGAGAGGATTGGAGGCAAATGTGGTTACAtttaatactttaatttatGGGTTTTGCAAAGAAGGGAAAATACATGAAGCTAGTAAAGTTTTTAGTGACATGAAAGTCCTGAATGTACCTCCTAATACCATAACTTACAATACTTTAATAAATGGATACAGCCAAGTGGGGAATAGTGAGATGGGCAGCATGCTTTATGAGGAGATGTCAAGGAATGGTGTTAAAGCTGATATATTGACATACAATGCCTTGATTTCAGGTCTTTGCAATGAGGGCAAGACCAAGAAGGCTGCATATATGGTTAAAGAACTTGATAAATTGAACTTGTTTCCCAATGCTTCTACCTTTTCTGCTCTTATTATTGGGCAGTGTATGAGAAATAACTCTGACCGTGCTTTTCAGCTGTATAAAAGTATGGTGAGGAGTGGTTGTCATCCAAATAAACAAACTTTCAACATATTGATTTCTGCATTCTGCAAGAACGACGATTATGAAGGAGCATTTACAGTCCTGATAGAAATGTTTGAAAGATGCATGGCTCCAGGATCAGATGTTCTGTTGGAAATTTACCATGGACTTTGCCTATGTGGAAAAGATCATTTGGCAATGAAGTTGTGCAATGAGATGGAAGCTAGAACTATCATGCCAGAAGGTTTTGAAAAGGCTAAACCTATTGATAACATATAA